The following coding sequences are from one Streptomyces sp. NBC_01232 window:
- the dapA gene encoding 4-hydroxy-tetrahydrodipicolinate synthase: protein MAPISTPQTPFGRVLTAMITPFTADGALDLDGAQQLAVHLVDAGNDGLIINGTTGESPTTTDAEKNDLVRAVLEAVGDRAHVVAGIGTNDTRHTLELARQAERTGAHGLLAVTPYYSKPPQEGLFRHFTAIADATGLPVMLYDIPGRSGVPIDTETLVRLAEHPRIVANKDAKGDLGRASWAIAQSGLAWYSGDDMLNLPLLSVGAVGFVSVVGHVVTPDLRAMLEAHLGGDVQKATEIHQKLLPVFTGMFRTQGVMTTKGALNLQGLPAGPLRLPLIELTAEETAQLKIDLAAGGVQL from the coding sequence ATGGCTCCGATCTCGACTCCGCAGACCCCCTTCGGGCGGGTCCTCACCGCCATGATCACGCCGTTTACGGCGGATGGCGCACTCGACCTCGACGGCGCGCAGCAGCTCGCCGTCCACCTGGTGGACGCAGGCAACGACGGCCTGATCATCAACGGCACCACCGGTGAGTCGCCGACCACCACCGACGCGGAGAAAAACGACCTCGTACGAGCCGTACTCGAAGCCGTCGGAGACCGCGCCCACGTGGTCGCCGGCATCGGCACCAACGACACCCGCCACACCCTCGAGCTGGCCCGCCAGGCCGAGCGCACCGGGGCCCACGGCCTGCTCGCCGTCACCCCGTACTACAGCAAGCCGCCGCAGGAAGGCCTCTTCCGGCACTTCACGGCGATCGCCGACGCCACTGGGCTGCCGGTCATGCTCTACGACATCCCCGGCCGCAGCGGTGTCCCGATCGACACCGAAACCCTGGTACGACTGGCCGAGCACCCCCGTATCGTTGCCAACAAGGACGCCAAGGGCGACCTCGGCCGGGCAAGCTGGGCCATCGCGCAGAGCGGCCTGGCCTGGTACTCGGGCGATGACATGCTGAACCTGCCGCTCCTGTCGGTCGGCGCGGTCGGCTTCGTCTCCGTCGTCGGCCACGTGGTCACCCCGGACCTGCGCGCCATGCTGGAGGCCCACCTGGGCGGAGACGTCCAGAAGGCGACCGAGATCCACCAGAAGCTGCTCCCGGTCTTCACCGGCATGTTCCGCACCCAGGGCGTCATGACCACCAAGGGCGCGCTGAACCTGCAGGGTCTGCCCGCGGGCCCGCTGCGGCTCCCGCTGATCGAGCTGACCGCCGAAGAGACGGCCCAGCTCAAGATCGACCTTGCCGCCGGCGGGGTACAGCTCTGA
- a CDS encoding ribonuclease J, whose amino-acid sequence MSHPHPELGPPPKLPKGGLRVTPLGGLGEIGRNMTVFEYDGRLLIVDCGVLFPEEEQPGIDLILPDFTSIRDRLDDIDGIVLTHGHEDHIGAVPYLLREKADIPLIGSKLTLALIEAKLQEHRIRPYTLEVKEGEREALGPFDCEFIAVNHSIPDALAVAIRTGAGLVVATGDFKMDQLPLDNRLTDLHAFARLSEEGIDLLLSDSTNAEVPGFVPPERDISNAIRGVFASAQKRIIVASFASHVHRIQQILDAAHEFDRRVAFVGRSMVRNMGIARDLGYLKVPAGLVVDVKTLDDLPDDEVVLVCTGSQGEPMAALSRMANRDHQIRIVPGDTVILASSLIPGNENAVYRVINGLTRWGANVVHKGNAKVHVSGHASAGELLYFYNICKPRNLMPVHGEWRHLRANAELGAMTGVPKDRIVIAEDGVVVDLIDGKARISGKVQAGYVYVDGLSVGDVTEASLKDRRILGDEGIISVYVVVDSTTGKVVTGPNIQARGSGIDDSAFSSVIPKIEEAIARAAADGVAEPHQIQQLIRRTMGKWVSDGYRRRPMILPVVVEV is encoded by the coding sequence TTGAGCCATCCGCATCCGGAACTCGGTCCGCCGCCGAAGCTGCCCAAGGGCGGCCTCAGAGTCACCCCCCTGGGTGGTCTCGGCGAGATCGGCCGCAACATGACCGTCTTCGAGTACGACGGCCGTCTGCTGATCGTCGACTGCGGCGTCCTCTTCCCCGAGGAGGAGCAGCCGGGCATCGACCTGATCCTGCCGGACTTCACGTCCATCAGGGACCGCCTCGACGACATCGACGGCATCGTCCTCACGCACGGCCACGAGGACCACATCGGCGCCGTCCCCTACCTCCTCCGGGAGAAGGCGGACATCCCGCTGATCGGCTCCAAGCTGACGCTGGCCCTCATCGAGGCGAAGCTCCAGGAGCACCGCATCCGCCCCTACACCCTCGAGGTGAAGGAAGGCGAGCGCGAGGCCCTCGGCCCCTTCGACTGCGAGTTCATCGCGGTCAACCACTCCATCCCGGACGCCCTGGCCGTGGCCATCCGCACCGGCGCCGGCCTGGTCGTGGCCACCGGCGACTTCAAGATGGACCAGCTCCCGCTGGACAACCGCCTCACCGACCTGCACGCCTTCGCACGTCTGAGCGAAGAGGGCATCGACCTCCTTCTCTCCGACTCCACGAACGCCGAGGTCCCGGGCTTCGTCCCGCCCGAGCGCGACATCTCCAACGCCATTCGCGGAGTTTTCGCGAGTGCCCAGAAGCGGATCATCGTGGCGTCGTTCGCCAGCCACGTGCACCGCATCCAGCAGATCCTCGACGCCGCTCACGAGTTCGACCGCAGGGTCGCCTTCGTCGGCCGCTCGATGGTCCGGAACATGGGCATCGCCCGTGACCTCGGCTACCTGAAGGTCCCGGCCGGTCTCGTCGTCGACGTCAAGACTCTCGACGACCTCCCGGACGACGAGGTCGTGCTGGTCTGTACGGGTTCGCAGGGCGAGCCGATGGCCGCCCTGTCCCGCATGGCCAACCGCGACCACCAGATCCGGATCGTCCCCGGCGACACCGTGATCCTGGCGTCGTCGCTGATCCCGGGCAACGAGAACGCGGTCTACCGCGTGATCAACGGCCTGACCCGCTGGGGCGCCAACGTCGTCCACAAGGGCAACGCCAAGGTGCACGTCTCGGGCCACGCCTCGGCCGGCGAGCTGCTGTACTTCTACAACATCTGCAAGCCGCGGAACCTGATGCCGGTCCACGGCGAGTGGCGCCACCTGCGCGCCAACGCCGAGCTCGGTGCCATGACGGGCGTCCCGAAGGACCGCATCGTCATCGCCGAGGACGGCGTGGTCGTCGACCTGATCGACGGCAAGGCCCGGATCTCCGGCAAGGTCCAGGCCGGCTACGTGTACGTGGACGGCCTCTCGGTCGGCGACGTCACGGAGGCTTCGCTCAAGGACCGCCGGATCCTCGGCGACGAGGGCATCATCTCGGTCTACGTCGTGGTGGACAGCACCACCGGCAAGGTCGTCACCGGCCCGAACATCCAGGCCCGCGGCTCCGGCATCGACGACTCCGCTTTCTCCTCGGTCATCCCCAAGATCGAGGAAGCCATCGCCCGCGCCGCGGCCGACGGCGTGGCCGAGCCGCACCAGATCCAGCAGCTCATCCGCCGCACGATGGGCAAGTGGGTCTCGGACGGCTACCGCCGCCGCCCGATGATCCTCCCGGTCGTCGTCGAGGTCTGA